The Melopsittacus undulatus isolate bMelUnd1 chromosome 24, bMelUnd1.mat.Z, whole genome shotgun sequence genome includes a window with the following:
- the TIMM50 gene encoding mitochondrial import inner membrane translocase subunit TIM50 has product MVPRWDGGSGDRQLYELAAFLKTIALSGVPDVRPVLEHYALEEDPLAAFRRRRTQLEEEEQQRRQELAQGKKPPPGLSLGSWAGRLWGRSRQQ; this is encoded by the exons atggtgccGCGGTGGGACGGGGGCTCCGGAGACAGGCAGCTCTATGAGCTGGCGGCTTTCCTCAAGA CCATAGCTCTCAGTGGGGTCCCTGACGTGCGCCCGGTTCTGGAGCACTATGCGCTGGAGGAGGATCCGTTGGCAGCTTTCAGGCGGCGCCGGACGCAGCTGGAGGAG gaggagcagcagcgcCGGCAGGAGCTGGCTCAGGGCAAGAAGCCTCCCCCGGGTCTGTCCCTGGGCTCGTGGGCAGGGCGGCTCTGGGGGCGCTCCCGGCAGCAGTGA
- the ZC3H4 gene encoding LOW QUALITY PROTEIN: zinc finger CCCH domain-containing protein 4 (The sequence of the model RefSeq protein was modified relative to this genomic sequence to represent the inferred CDS: inserted 1 base in 1 codon), which yields MAVESPSVPPSAAASPPSPHSNPPSPSCHHHDSGSSCLPRPPPPLQHHHGPDEREDGELEEGELEDDGGEEGQDPTESQDRGRKEKGEKHHSDSEEEKSHRRMKRKRRKEREKEKRRSKKKRKSKHKRHASSSEDFSDYSEDSDFSPGEKGHRKYREYSPPYGSSHQQYPSSHSASMPKKSYSKLESKSYGMYEDYENEEYAHYEGEEDEDLGKEDYDDFVKELNQYRRVKEGSHRGRGGRGRGRGYRGRGGRGGMRGRGLGRGSRGRGRGEHPDEEEEMYEEEMEYCDPEEPMDEDDYMKELNQYRRSKESRGRGLNRGRGRGPRGRGNKGMGRGRGRGGNRSGMGKGGGMNEEDDYYDEDMGDGGGNYRRNDHDKPHQQADKKGKVICKYFVEGRCTWGDHCNFSHDIELPKKRELCKFYITGYCARAENCPYMHGDFPCKLFHTTGNCINGDDCMFSHEPLTEETRELLDKMLADDAEAGAEDEKEVEELKKQGINPLPKPPPGVGLLPTPPRPPGPPAPTSPNGRPMPGGPPPPPPPPLPPPXGPQMPPPMHEPLSPQQQDMYKKIPSLFEIVVRPTGQLAEKLGVRHPGPPPPRFPGPGGPPGPMGPGPMHPDMHPDMHPDMHPDMHPDMHPDMHPDMHPDMHPDMPMGPGMNPGPPMGPGPPMMPYGPDDSPHSGMMPPGPPGQGFYDNFYQQQEGLEMDHGMMGDPDDYGGYEELEGPPGEHMFPDPSLDPDALCEGGPPGLAKPPGSIPDFLPSAQRALYLRIQQKQQEEEERARRLESSKQERENEEGDPGNWYSSDEDEGGSSVTSILKSLRQQSSGNAARPHKAQAGSSSRPADPRLRDPRLSRNADPCGEPGPSDPRLARHIPSAIPKAEPHSSGQKPPLLPDDEEGERALRDKPISIPLDALPGHSLRDPRSQLQQFSHIKKDVVLNKPNFARMILWSPEDLIPLPIPKQEFIPIPAALQSMPGLDPRLNRSQASLSDPRQRAGNAPGDANSSASGSSGSSGSGLPDFELLSRILKTVSAGGSPQSDKPSDPRVRKAPSDPRLHKSMDPAASRASKPPDPAPGGEAIAPYDPRLLTGSGQSSVLSAISLYDPRTPNSGGKASEPLPEGSSKALECGKAAAKAKEPLFVRRSALEQPEAEKGSEAATDRYNSYNRPRPKATGSIPGNAGDPAAPQPGVHNLPVPPVYGMVKQSSKSGAGSPFAGNSPAQDSEQQDAASLKDVFKGFDPTASPFCQ from the exons GGAGGATGGGGAGCTGGAGGAAGGGGAACTGGAGGATgatggaggggaggaagggcagGATCCCACCGAATCCCAGGACCGGGGTCggaaggagaagggggagaagCACCACAGCGATTCCGAGGAGGAGAAATCCCATCGGCGCATGAAGCGGAAGCGCcggaaagagagggagaaggagaagaggagATCCAAGAAGAAACGGAAATCCAAGCACAAG CGCCATGCATCTTCCAGTGAGGACTTCTCGGACTACAGTGAGGACTCAGACTTCAGCCCTGGGGAGAAAGGCCATAGGAAGTACCGGGAATACAGCCCACCCTATGGATCT TCCCACCAGCAGTATCCGTCCTCTCACAGCGCTTCCATGCCAAAGAAGAGTTATTCCAAGCTGGAAAGCAAGAGCTATGGCATGTATGAGGACTATGAGAATGAGGAATACGCTCACTAtgagggagaggaggatgaagaCCTGGGCAAGGAGGACTACGATGACTTCGTGAAGGAGCTCAACCAGTACCGCAGGGTCAAGGAAGGCTCCCACCGCGGCCGAG GAGGCCGTGGCCGGGGCCGCGGGTACCGAGGCCGAGGTGGCCGTGGTGGGATGCGAGGCCGGGGCCTGGGCCGGggcagccggggccggggccggggggagcACCcggatgaggaggaggagatgtacgaggaggagatggag TACTGCGACCCCGAGGAGCCCATGGATGAGGATGACTACATGAAAGAGCTCAACCAGTACCGCAGGAGCAAGGAGAGCCGCGGCCGGG GTTTGAACCGAGGCCGTGGCCGTGGTCCCAGAGGAAGAGGGAACAAAGGGATGGGCCGAGGCCGGGGCCGAGGTGGAAACAGGAGCGGGATGGGGAAAGGTGGGGGCATGAATGAAGAGGATGATTACTACGACGAGGACATGGGG GACGGCGGTGGGAATTACCGCCGCAACGACCACGACAAACCCCACCAGCAGGCAGACAAGAAGGGCAAAGTCATCTGCAAGTACTTCGTGGAGGGCCGATGTACCTGG GGCGACCACTGCAACTTCAGCCACGACATTGAACTGCCAAAGAAACGGGAGCTCTGCAAGTTCTACATCACTGGCTACTGCGCCCGGGCTGAGAACTGCCCCTATATGCACG GGGACTTCCCGTGTAAGCTCTTCCACACCACAGGCAACTGCATCAATGGGGATGACTGCATGTTCTCCCATGAACCCCTGACCGAGGAGACCCGGGAGCTGCTGGATAAG aTGCTGGCGGATGATGCGGAAGCAGGTGCCGAGGACGAGAAGGAAGTGGAAGAGCTCAAGAAACAAGGAATTAAccccctccccaagcccccCCCGGGGGTCGGGCTGCTCCCGACCCCCCCCCGGCCTCCCGGCCCCCCGGCTCCAACGTCTCCCAATGGGAGGCCGATGCCTGGGGGTCCCCCCCCGCCTCCTCCCCctccattgccccccc ccgggccgcAGATGCCCCCCCCCATGCACGAGCCCCTGTCCCCCCAGCAGCAGGATATGTACAAGAAGATCCCATCGCTGTTTGAGATCGTGGTGAGGCCCACGGGGCAGCTGGCAGAGAAGCTGGGAGTCAG gcacCCAGGTCCACCCCCCCCGAGATTCCCTGGACCAGGAGGACCCCCGGGACCGATGGGGCCTGGACCCATGCACCCCGACATGCACCCGGATATGCATCCGGACATGCATCCCGACATGCATCCCGACATGCATCCGGATATGCACCCGGATATGCACCCGGACATGCACCCGGATATGCCGATGGGGCCTGGGATGAATCCTGGCCCCCCCATGGGTCCTGGTCCCCCCATGATGCCCTATGGGCCGGATGATTCCCCACATTCCGGAATGATGCCGCCCGGTCCTCCCGGCCAAGGCTTCTATGATAACTTCtaccagcagcaggaagggctggagatGGATCATGGAATGATGGGAGACCCAG ATGACTACGGAGGCTACGAGGAGCTGGAAGGGCCACCGGGAGAGCACATGTTCCCTGATCCCTCCTTGGATCCCGATGCCCTGTGTGAAGGAGGCCCCCCCGGCCTGGCCAAGCCTCCGGGCAGCATTCCCGACTTCCTGCCCTCGGCACAGAGGGCTCTTTACCTGCGGatccagcagaagcagcaggaggaggaggagagggctcggaggctggagagcagcaagcAGGAGAGGGAGAATGAGGAAG gCGATCCCGGGAACTGGTATTCCAGCGACGAGGACGAGGGTGGGAGCAGCGTCACCTCCATCCTCAAATCCCTGCGGCAGCAGAGCTCCGGGAATGCCGCTCGCCCCCACAAGGctcaggctgggagcagctcccgACCGGCCGATCCGCGCCTCCGGGATCCTCGCCTATCCCGGAATGCCGATCCCTGCGGAGAGCCGGGACCCTCCGACCCTCGCCTCGCGCGCCACATTCCCTCTGCCATTCCCAAAGCGGAGCCTCATTCCAGCGGCCAGAAGCCCCCTCTGCTTCCCGATGACGAGGAAGGGGAACGGGCTCTGCGGGATAAGCCCATCAGTATCCCGTTGGATGCTCTTCCCGGCCATTCCCTGCGGGATCCGCgctcccagctccagcagttCAGCCACATCAAGAAGGACGTGGTCCTCAACAAGCCCAACTTTGCCCGGATGATCCTATGGAGCCCCGAGGATCTCATCCCGCTCCCTATCCCGAAGCAGGAATTCATCCCCATCCCGGCCGCCCTCCAATCCATGCCCGGCCTGGATCCGCGCCTCAACAGATCCCAAGCATCCCTATCGGATCCCAGGCAACGAGCGGGGAACGCGCCGGGAGACGCCAACTCCTCAGCATCGGGATCATCGGGATCATCGGGATCGGGGCTCCCGGATTTCGAGCTCCTTTCCCGGATCCTAAAGACGGTGTCAGCAGGGGGGAGCCCCCAGAGCGACAAACCCAGCGACCCCCGCGTGCGCAAGGCCCCCTCCGATCCCCGGCTCCACAAATCCATGGATCCGGCCGCATCCCGAGCTTCCAAACCTCCGGATCCGGCTCCGGGAGGAGAGGCCATTGCTCCCTATGACCCGCGCCTGCTGACGGGCAGCGGGCAGAGCAGCGTCCTCAGCGCCATCAGCCTCTATGATCCCAGAACTCCCAACTCGGGTGGCAAAGCCTCCGAGCCTCTTCCCGAGGGATCTTCCAAGGCTCTGGAATGTGGGAAAGCCGCGGCCAAAGCCAAGGAGCCGCTGTTTGTCCGCCGCTCCGCTCTGGAACAACCGGAGGCCGAGAAGGGCAGTGAAGCAGCCACGGACAGGTACAACAGCTACAACCGCCCTCGTCCCAAAGCCACCGGGAGCATTCCCGGGAATGCCGGCGATCCCGCTGCTCCCCAGCCCGGTGTCCATAACCTCCCGGTCCCCCCCGTCTATGGGATGGTGAAACAGAGCTCCAAATCCGGAGCCGGGAGCCCCTTTGCTGGGAATAGCCCAGCCCAGGACAGtgagcagcaggatgctgcttCCCTCAAGGATGTCTTCAAGGGCTTTGATCCCACAGCGTCGCCTTTCTGCCAGTAG